In one window of Zygosaccharomyces rouxii strain CBS732 chromosome E complete sequence DNA:
- the POX1 gene encoding acyl-CoA oxidase (highly similar to uniprot|P13711 Saccharomyces cerevisiae YGL205W POX1 Fatty-acyl coenzyme A oxidase involved in the fatty acid beta-oxidation pathway localized to the peroxisomal matrix): MTKSSTVNQECAAFKPQKLIQSERSNSRVDVDQINAFLESSPERRDQAQALIQEIVKDPILKTDSSMYDRSKREERAVTARKIARLALYMEHDIKTARKHFKGNDLIEDLQRDTESKLPALSNKDLSIFDRRLSLLHNIDPQLGTRVGVHLGLFGNCIKGNGTNEQIHYWLQERGSSFMKGIYGCFGMTELGHGSNVARLQTKATYNPDSDTFTLLTPNLPATKFWIGGAANSATHCSVYARLIVEGKDYGVKTFVVPLRNPETFQLLPGIAIGDIGHKMGRNGIDNGWIQFHNVVIPREYMLSRFTQVIPSKAPNGKATVKTQPQLDQISGYSALLSGRVNMVMDSFRFGSKFAIIGARYAVGRQQFAKPKQPETQLIDYPLHQYRVLPQIAVPYLVSPVAFKLMDQYYSILDELYKVSSPATFDKTGLAIVSKKLKNLFIDSASLKATNTWLVAELIDQLRQSCGGQGYSSYNAFGKGYDDWVVQCTWEGDNNILSLSSAKSILKKFAASRRGVFDRSLDSGSFDYLEPSFVRAVLTGQETASLRQLQDYTKVWAIALVKFLDHIARLIDVTKDLDSVAKLLVLVSKFHSLHSMLQAYYEKLKNPQDSHVTDAASEAALWDIYKLFSLYFIDKHSGEFQQFKVFTPDQISQTVQPKLLELLQKVRKSIIPLTDAFKLPDDMINAPIGYFDGDIYHNYFSEIIKQNPAEADGAGVPPNADLFTRLLARGSEFDHALGGSPRSEIIERLGK, translated from the coding sequence ATGACAAAAAGTTCAACGGTTAATCAGGAATGTGCAGCATTTAAACCACAGAAATTAATTCAAAGTGAGAGATCAAATTCCCGTGTTGATGTGGATCAGAtcaatgcatttttagAATCTTCACCAGAGAGACGTGATCAAGCGCAGGCACTGATCCAAGAAATTGTCAAGGATCCAATTTTAAAGACAGACTCATCCATGTATGACAGATCAAAGCGAGAAGAAAGGGCCGTCACAGCTCGTAAGATTGCCAGATTGGCTCTATATATGGAACATGATATTAAAACGGCTAGAAAACATTTTAAAGGTAATGATTTAATCGAGGATTTGCAAAGGGATACTGAGTCCAAATTACCTGCTCTTAGTAATAAAGATTTGTCAATATTCGACAGAAGATTGTCACTTTTACATAACATCGATCCACAGTTGGGTACTCGTGTAGGGGTCCATCTAGGCTTATTTGGCAATTGTATTAAGGGTAACGGTACCAATGAACAAATTCATTACTGGTTACAGGAACGTGGTTCCAGTTTCATGAAGGGAATCTATGGTTGCTTCGGTATGACTGAATTAGGCCATGGTTCCAATGTTGCTCGTCTACAGACAAAAGCTACCTATAACCCAGATAGCGATACTTTTACATTATTGACTCCTAATTTACCAGCAACTAAATTTTGGATTGGTGGTGCAGCTAATTCTGCTACCCATTGTTCCGTTTATGCACGTTTAATAGTGGAAGGTAAGGACTATGGCGTTAAAACGTTTGTCGTTCCTCTAAGGAACCCTgaaactttccaattgttgCCCGGTATCGCTATTGGTGATATTGGTCATAAGATGGGTCGTAATGGTATCGACAATGGTTGGATTCAATTCCATAATGTGGTTATTCCTCGCGAATACATGCTGAGTAGATTTACCCAAGTGATACCATCAAAGGCTCCCAATGGTAAGGCTACCGTTAAAACTCAACCTCAATTAGATCAAATCTCAGGTTACTCTGCATTATTGAGCGGTAGAGTTAACATGGTTATGGATTCCTTCCGCTTTGGATCTAAATTTGCAATAATTGGTGCTAGATACGCTGTTGGTAGACAACAATTTGCTAAACCGAAACAACCAGAAactcaattgattgattaCCCGTTGCACCAATACCGTGTTTTACCTCAAATCGCCGTTCCATATTTGGTTTCACCTGTGGCATTCAAATTGATGGATCAATATTATTCCATCCTTGACGAGTTGTACAAAGTCTCTTCACCAGCTACTTTTGATAAGACAGGTTTAGCCATAGTAAgcaaaaaattgaaaaacttATTTATTGATAGTGCAAGTTTAAAAGCTACCAACACTTGGCTGGTGGCTGAACTTATCGATCAATTGAGACAATCTTGCGGTGGCCAAGGTTATTCCAGTTACAATGCTTTTGGTAAAGGGTATGACGATTGGGTAGTACAGTGTACTTGGGAAGGTGATAATAACATTCTATCACTATCCAGCGCtaaatcaattttgaaaaaatttgcaGCATCTAGACGTGGCGTTTTTGACAGAAGTTTGGATTCCGGTTCCTTTGACTACTTGGAACCATCATTTGTTCGTGCTGTTTTAACTGGTCAAGAAACCGCTTCATTACGTCAACTGCAAGATTACACCAAAGTTTGGGCAATTGCGTtagtgaaatttttggatcaCATTGCCAGATTAATAGATGTTACGAAAGATTTGGATAGTGTAGCCAAATTGCTAGTTCTTGTCTCCAAATTCCACTCACTACATTCTATGTTGCAGGCATACTACGAGAAGCTGAAGAACCCTCAAGACTCTCATGTGACAGACGCTGCTTCAGAGGCAGCTTTATGGGACATTTACAAATTGTTCTCACTGTATTTCATTGATAAGCATTCTGGtgaatttcaacaattcaaAGTCTTTACACCAGATCAGATCTCTCAAACAGTACAACCCAAATTGTTGGAACTATTACAGAAGGTGAGAAAATCGATTATTCCTTTGACTGATGCTTTTAAATTACCAGATGATATGATTAACGCCCCAATTGGCTATTTTGATGGTGATATTTACCACAACTATTTCAGTGAAATCATCAAACAAAACCCTGCCGAAGCTGATGGTGCTGGTGTACCACCTAACGCTGATCTATTCACCCGATTGCTGGCAAGAGGTAGTGAGTTTGATCATGCATTGGGTGGATCCCCTAGAAGTGAAATTATCGAAAGATTAGGTAAATGA